Proteins co-encoded in one Aspergillus luchuensis IFO 4308 DNA, chromosome 6, nearly complete sequence genomic window:
- a CDS encoding SDR family oxidoreductase (COG:Q;~EggNog:ENOG410PUSX;~InterPro:IPR036291,IPR002347;~PFAM:PF08659,PF00106,PF13561;~SMCOG1001:short-chain dehydrogenase/reductase SDR;~antiSMASH:Cluster_6.1;~go_process: GO:0055114 - oxidation-reduction process [Evidence IEA]), which produces MTKEKQTWFITGCSSGFGEQFVRQLRARGDNVIATGRNAETKLAHLKETGATILELDVTAPQEELNAKFQQAIDIYGGVDVLVNNAGYIQCGAIEELTPEDMKRSLDTNFHGPINLTRAALPHFRSKGEKGQGMIIYMGSQSGFWGEPAASAYCASKFALEGAVESLSKELGWLAPGIKPLIIEAGIFSTEVMRNINHVPYRVDFYRGLNDACRVRGEGNYRNPPGNAVDLIAKVIQIAKGEGIAEGKEIPLRVPFGSDSLGFLKEKARDMMRIAEEWEEVARSTDFPDHKGPMPDIPA; this is translated from the exons AtgacaaaagaaaaacagaCCTGGTTCATCACTGGCTGCTCCAGTGGCTTTGGGGAGCAGTTTGTACGCCAGCTCCGCGCACGGGGTGACAACGTCATCGCGACAGGCCGGAATGCTGAAACCAAGCTCGCACACTTGAAAGAAACTGGTGCCACTATTCTTGAGCTCGATGTCACGGCACCTCAAGAAGAGTTGAACGCGAAGTTCCAACAGGCCATTGACATCTACGGGGGAGTAGATGTACTTGTGAACAACGCGGGGTACATCCAATGCGGGGCCATCGAGGAGCTCAC GCCGGAGGATATGAAACGATCCCTCGACACGAATTTCCATGGTCCTATCAACCTGACCCGCGCCGCATTGCCACATTTCCGCAGCAAGGGCGAAAAGGGTCAAGGTATGATCATCTACATGGGATCGCAGTCGGGCTTCTGGGGAGAGCCTGCTGCATCCGCGTACTGCGCCAGTAAATTTGCATTGGAAG GGGCCGTGGAAAGTCTCTCGAAAGAGTTAGGCTGGCTGGCACCGGGTATCAAGCCTCTCATTATTGAAGCAGGCATTTTCAGCACTGAAGTCATGAGAAATATCAACCATGTTCCCTACCGAGTCGATTTCTACCGGGGCCTTAACGATGCGTGTCGCGTGCGCGGAGAGGGCAACTACCGCAACCCACCAGGCAATGCGGTGGATTTGATTGCCAAGGTCATCCAGATTGCAAAGGGAGAGGGTATTgcagaaggcaaagaaaTCCCCTTGCGTGTGCCATTTGGTAGTGATTCTCTTGGGTTCCTTAAGGAGAAGGCGCGGGATATGATGCGCATTGCGGAGGAATGGGAGGAGGTTGCCCGTAGCACCGATTTCCCGGACCACAAGGGCCCTATGCCGGATATTCCGGCCTGA
- a CDS encoding uncharacterized protein (COG:S;~EggNog:ENOG410PRRA;~InterPro:IPR001128,IPR036396;~TransMembrane:1 (n8-16c20/21o355-376i);~antiSMASH:Cluster_6.1;~go_function: GO:0005506 - iron ion binding [Evidence IEA];~go_function: GO:0016705 - oxidoreductase activity, acting on paired donors, with incorporation or reduction of molecular oxygen [Evidence IEA];~go_function: GO:0020037 - heme binding [Evidence IEA];~go_process: GO:0055114 - oxidation-reduction process [Evidence IEA]) produces the protein MFTTMLKGLTILVLFLSIYFKTSQFCLHRITIFKTPQQCRMIIAADGQFTNKTNLLSPYESRALFNSRFKRAFCIRNAFTSSDEDFVTQQVKDIKMLLNLTPLDWNHLSHSLQESAHYWVNSSQGTIHLASITQTLTLRLVLVGIFKLEPKIPPSGDLFFADFARCINESWILAKGPDILSFEDNEELRDCVTAFFPSSDQFQPDENPLNVILPGYQTSWRVALRMFLEIRRSRNEVWVDKMESFALHPTKVQFQEDGDGISAEVMVSEALRLYPPTRRVRRTFRFDDGRNSAVDETFAADIEACHLDKSIWGTDALEYKPSRFAALTEEQKEAYMPFGIPPFLCPAKPVFGPRMVGMIVGILFLALQEVGSWRLVGRDKHSANDYVSGERLNNDRSAFDDLFLYLNEKMQG, from the coding sequence ATGTTCACTACGATGTTAAAAGGCCTCacaatactagtactgttTCTGAGCATCTACTTCAAAACCTCTCAATTTTGTCTGCACCGAATAACAATTTTCAAGACACCTCAGCAATGCCGTATGATCATCGCTGCAGATGGTCAGTTCACCAACAAAACAAATCTGTTGTCACCCTACGAGTCTCGCGCACTCTTCAATTCCAGATTTAAAAGGGCGTTTTGCATTCGAAATGCGTTCACGAGCTCCGACGAAGACTTTGTGACCCAGCAAGTGAAGGATATCAAGATGCTTCTGAATCTCACTCCTCTGGATTGGAACCATCTCTCCCACTCTCTCCAAGAATCAGCACACTACTGGGTCAACTCATCACAGGGTACAATCCACTTGGCCAGTATTACTCAGACACTTACGTTGAgattggtgctggtggggaTATTCAAACTAGAACCTAAGATTCCACCTTCTGGagatctcttcttcgccgactTTGCACGATGCATCAACGAATCCTGGATCTTAGCTAAAGGGCCCGATATCCTTTCATTTGAAGACAATGAAGAGCTACGGGACTGCGTCACTGCTTTCTTTCCGTCATCTGATCAGTTTCAGCCCGACGAAAATCCGCTAAATGTGATCCTTCCGGGCTATCAGACTAGCTGGAGGGTGGCGCTACGCATGTTCCTCGAGATCAGGCGTAGTCGCAATGAGGTTTGGGTTGATAAGATGGAGAGCTTTGCACTGCATCCTACGAAGGTGCAGTTCCAGGAAGACGGCGACGGCATTTCCGCTGAAGTAATGGTCTCTGAGGCTCTTCGTCTGTATCCACCTACCCGACGCGTCCGCCGAACATTCCGCTTCGATGATGGCAGGAATAGTGCAGTTGATGAGACCTTTGCAGCAGATATTGAAGCCTGTCATCTGGACAAGAGTATCTGGGGGACAGACGCTCTGGAATATAAGCCTTCGAGATTCGCTGCATTGACCGAGGAACAGAAGGAAGCTTACATGCCCTTCGGCATCCCCCCCTTTTTATGTCCTGCAAAGCCTGTCTTCGGGCCCAGGATGGTAGGAATGATTGTCGGCATTCTGTTTCTTGCATTGCAGGAGGTAGGGAGCTGGAGGCTTGTTGGCAGGGATAAGCACTCTGCTAATGACTATGTGTCTGGTGAGCGATTGAACAATGACCGCAGTGCATTTGATGATTTGTTTTTGTATCTGAACGAGAAGATGCAAGGCTGA
- a CDS encoding uncharacterized protein (COG:S;~EggNog:ENOG410PXG5;~InterPro:IPR011042;~SECRETED:SignalP(1-18);~antiSMASH:Cluster_6.1), translating to MHLSTLFLTFLSLSPTLSQPTSPISVTQLFNFSTSTDIENGAIDPVTNTMLITTFTDARLYALDLNDPYPTANLLTSFYPNATAITGIAPIGHGKYAITGGVRGSYHYYNETIYTIDFGAFAANITASPVTKAVAHLPQAIMLNGLASLPRRPTTVLAADSRVGCIFRIDTLTGTSDIVVQSDALSAPANGSSEIGINGLKTHGEYAYYTNTALKTFGRVKITDDGIAVPGKNGKVEAEVLATLDSGLERYQWDDFDFDGEGTVYVAMGGPNGSAIGTISPDGDVEVLFTKVVRGPTSVHVVEKEGMRKKLYITTNSGGGQVVEAVL from the coding sequence ATGCATCTTTCCACGCTGTTTCTCACGTTTCTAAGCCTCTCacccaccctctcccaaccaacatcacccaTATCCGTCACCCAactcttcaacttcagcaCCTCCACCGACATTGAAAATGGCGCTATCGACCCTGTCACCAACACTATGCTCATTACCACCTTCACCGACGCCCGTCTCTACGCCCTCGACCTCAATGACCCTTACCCCACCGCCAACCTCTTGACCTCCTTCTACCCCAAcgccaccgccatcaccgGCATAGCCCCCATCGGCCACGGCAAGTACGCCATCACCGGTGGTGTCCGTGGCTCCTATCACTACTACAATGAAACCATCTACACCATCGACTTTGGTGCCTTCGCAGCTAACATCACTGCTTCCCCGGTCACCAAAGCAGTGGCGCATCTTCCACAGGCAATCATGCTGAATGGTCTTGCTTCCCTCCCACGCCGTCCCACCACTGTCTTAGCAGCGGATTCCCGTGTGGGGTGTATATTCCGCATCGACACGCTGACCGGAACCTCGGACATCGTTGTCCAGAGCGACGCATTGTCGGCTCCGGCGAATGGGTCATCAGAGATTGGGATCAATGGACTGAAGACGCACGGGGAGTATGCGTACTATACTAATACTGCGCTGAAAACTTTTGGAAGAGTAAAGATTACCGATGATGGTATTGCGGTGCCTGGGAAAAATGGCAAGGTTGAAGCCGAGGTTCTTGCCACGTTGGACTCCGGGTTGGAGAGATATCAGTGGGATGACTTCGATTTTGATGGAGAGGGAACGGTCTATGTGGCTATGGGAGGTCCGAATGGGAGTGCGATTGGCACAATTAGTCCTGATGGTGATGTCGAGGTGTTGTTTACAAAGGTGGTTCGTGGGCCCACTTCGGTGCATGTTGTTGAAAAggaggggatgaggaagaagttgtATATCACTACGAATAGTGGCGGGGGGCAGGTTGTGGAGGCGGTGCTCTGA
- a CDS encoding acyl carrier protein (COG:Q;~EggNog:ENOG410PJA1;~InterPro:IPR020806,IPR036736,IPR009081,IPR006162;~PFAM:PF00550;~antiSMASH:Cluster_6.1;~go_function: GO:0031177 - phosphopantetheine binding [Evidence IEA]), translating to MDQSTTGSAPTSAQAVDYGALLGAAGNVEEAGAIVATALAQRLSQALSVPEEDVDINRPAHSFGVDSLVAVELRFWFANEMKAELSVFNILADCSIRELGQQAAGKSQYVQKGQGN from the coding sequence ATGGACCAAAGCACGACTGGGTCCGCCCCTACCTCTGCCCAGGCCGTAGACTATGGAGCCCTTCTTGGGGCTGCTGGCAAtgtagaagaagcaggagccATTGTCGCCACAGCTCTCGCGCAGAGACTCTCTCAAGCTCTCTCGGTaccggaggaggatgttgatatCAATAGGCCTGCTCATTCCTTCGGCGTGGACTCTCTGGTGGCCGTCGAGCTGCGGTTCTGGTTCGCCAATGAAATGAAGGCAGAGCTCTCGGTCTTCAACATCCTGGCGGACTGTAGTATCAGGGAGTTGGGTCAGCAAGCGGCTGGCAAGAGTCAATATGTGCAGAAGGGGCAAGGGAACTAA